A stretch of Sulfurimonas autotrophica DSM 16294 DNA encodes these proteins:
- a CDS encoding ATP-binding protein gives MRNVIGKYLDTIDALKLEDRMLTHNTLILGEEGSGKTNLACRIRNFVIDSNVPTLYMDFANSHEDEVELRYKDEHFNYIRFDESEAFDKAFAKLVADKKHIYMAVDPKFFSNKREKKSKLSKVISQQALLDDYYYFFHDIENLNGFYTKFEDFLLYMLSFANLQKHGLTFLAQPHQTFENPHLKLLFSFLYVGKCSNANYFNTAILKTLKKNKFYYQCRTAYPTLLFNDIKSSMVKIDEYVPEL, from the coding sequence ATGAGAAATGTAATAGGTAAATATTTAGATACTATTGATGCTTTAAAATTAGAAGATAGAATGCTCACTCATAACACATTGATTTTAGGTGAAGAGGGCTCAGGAAAGACAAACTTAGCATGTAGAATAAGAAACTTTGTGATTGACAGTAATGTACCCACACTCTATATGGATTTTGCAAATTCCCATGAAGACGAAGTAGAACTCCGCTACAAAGATGAACACTTCAACTATATCCGCTTTGATGAAAGTGAAGCTTTTGATAAAGCCTTTGCAAAACTCGTTGCAGATAAAAAACATATTTATATGGCAGTTGACCCTAAGTTTTTTTCCAACAAAAGAGAAAAAAAGAGTAAACTCTCAAAAGTTATTTCACAGCAGGCACTCTTAGATGATTATTACTATTTTTTCCATGATATAGAAAATTTAAACGGTTTTTACACAAAATTTGAAGACTTTTTGCTCTATATGTTAAGTTTTGCAAATCTTCAAAAACACGGGTTGACATTTTTGGCTCAACCGCATCAGACCTTTGAAAATCCGCATCTTAAACTGCTTTTTTCTTTCCTTTATGTAGGTAAATGCTCTAATGCAAACTATTTTAACACAGCTATTTTAAAAACACTCAAAAAAAATAAATTTTATTATCAGTGCAGAACAGCTTACCCTACACTTTTATTTAATGATATTAAAAGCAGTATGGTCAAGATTGACGAGTATGTGCCGGAACTCTAA
- a CDS encoding replication-associated recombination protein A, giving the protein MDFTQLLRPSSFDEIIGQEHLSAEDAPLRILCEKEALGHSFFYGPAGVGKTSLARVIAKTMQLPFYEFNATSLKIEQLRKIFEQYKNALQKPLIFIDEVHRLSKNQQEVLLPVMENNSVLIIGASTENPFYSLTSAIRSRSMLFELKSILHASLEKLLQKALQRGEIMLERDAQEYLIASSGGDARAMLKLLEFASNIQSKITLDTLKSLRPNALQAGSSEAGVHYDLASALIKSIRGSDADAAIYYLARLIDGGESADFIARRLVILASEDIGNANPQALTLTTSCLTSVSKIGYPEARIILAQAVIYLCASPKSNSAYLAISKALTSVKNGNIAEIPKNITNSNENYLYPHDYGGYVAQEYLSKPMHFVDLKDVGYEKKMIEWIKIIKH; this is encoded by the coding sequence ATGGATTTCACACAGCTGCTCCGTCCTTCAAGCTTTGATGAGATTATAGGTCAGGAACATCTGAGTGCAGAAGATGCTCCTTTGCGTATTTTATGTGAGAAAGAAGCACTTGGACACAGTTTTTTTTATGGACCTGCCGGCGTGGGAAAGACTTCGCTAGCGAGAGTTATAGCAAAAACGATGCAGCTGCCTTTTTATGAGTTTAATGCCACTTCTCTTAAGATTGAGCAGCTGCGTAAAATATTTGAGCAGTATAAAAATGCCCTGCAAAAACCTCTGATATTTATAGATGAAGTGCATAGACTCTCAAAAAATCAACAAGAAGTGCTGCTACCTGTGATGGAAAATAACTCCGTGCTGATTATAGGCGCCTCAACAGAAAACCCGTTTTATTCGCTCACGTCTGCCATCCGCTCGCGCTCTATGCTTTTTGAACTCAAAAGTATCTTACATGCAAGCTTAGAAAAACTTCTACAAAAGGCTTTGCAGCGTGGCGAAATTATGCTTGAGAGGGACGCACAGGAATATTTGATTGCTTCAAGCGGGGGCGATGCAAGAGCGATGCTGAAACTATTGGAATTTGCCTCAAATATTCAAAGCAAGATAACATTAGATACATTAAAATCACTTCGTCCAAATGCACTCCAGGCAGGAAGCAGTGAAGCCGGAGTGCATTATGATTTGGCCTCGGCACTTATTAAGTCCATTCGCGGTTCAGATGCAGATGCGGCGATTTATTATTTGGCACGTTTGATTGATGGTGGAGAGAGTGCGGATTTCATTGCCCGACGTCTCGTAATTCTGGCAAGCGAGGATATAGGTAATGCAAATCCTCAAGCTTTGACACTGACAACTTCATGCCTGACAAGTGTAAGTAAAATAGGTTATCCTGAGGCAAGAATCATTTTGGCACAGGCTGTGATTTATCTTTGTGCCTCTCCAAAATCAAACTCGGCATATTTAGCTATAAGTAAGGCTCTGACAAGTGTGAAAAATGGTAACATAGCAGAAATCCCAAAAAATATAACAAATAGTAATGAAAATTACCTTTACCCTCATGATTATGGCGGCTATGTTGCACAAGAGTATTTGTCCAAGCCGATGCATTTTGTGGATTTAAAAGATGTCGGGTATGAGAAAAAAATGATAGAGTGGATAAAAATTATTAAACATTAA
- a CDS encoding PP2C family protein-serine/threonine phosphatase, with product MQNSQKFRTPQEKEDYSAYQEDLAFQKELNILRNDFYYKMIDSKDISLVDFFYQPLDTLSGDAYTARVIDGHRTFYLLVDGMGKGLSASLTAMSVTIFINHIIDKMIEHDSFSLDILVKESMDFMRPILLDEEALSIDYILFDTYFSQLDYAKFSMPPFLLEDNKHQVIKIKSNNPPMSKWSKTYNIDKCSVENIHKFLFYSDGIVENSTIDGLVYNNFIENDFTESFTREEMKEHILEKIATQEDDLTFIFINRLELNTMTLISEKIFETTLDAIEEANSWYENICQNHCSTLAFNELFMNAYEHGNLDLDSETKHQLLQDDVYFQTLVSLEKECAKKITVKIYKIKNLSSQYRVTQIIDEGHGFDTNLLTTIFRNSKQFNGRGVFVSRKNSMGIYYNSKGNSVLFLNKI from the coding sequence GTGCAAAATTCTCAAAAATTCAGGACTCCACAGGAAAAAGAGGATTATTCTGCATATCAGGAAGATTTGGCTTTTCAAAAAGAGCTTAATATTCTTAGAAATGATTTTTATTATAAAATGATAGACTCTAAGGATATTTCTCTTGTAGATTTTTTTTATCAGCCTTTAGATACGCTTAGCGGGGATGCATATACGGCAAGAGTTATTGACGGGCATAGAACTTTTTATCTGCTTGTTGACGGTATGGGCAAAGGACTTTCAGCTTCTTTAACAGCGATGTCCGTGACTATTTTTATCAATCATATTATAGATAAGATGATAGAGCATGACAGTTTCAGTCTTGATATACTTGTTAAAGAGTCAATGGATTTTATGAGACCTATTTTACTGGATGAAGAGGCTTTGTCTATTGATTATATTTTATTTGACACTTATTTTTCACAATTAGATTATGCAAAATTTTCGATGCCCCCATTTTTACTTGAAGACAATAAGCATCAAGTTATAAAAATTAAATCCAACAATCCTCCTATGAGTAAATGGAGTAAAACATATAATATTGACAAGTGCTCAGTCGAAAATATACATAAATTTCTTTTTTACAGTGATGGTATAGTGGAAAACAGTACTATTGACGGCTTGGTGTATAACAATTTTATTGAAAATGATTTTACTGAGTCTTTTACCAGAGAAGAGATGAAAGAACATATATTAGAGAAAATTGCAACACAAGAAGATGATTTAACTTTCATATTCATTAATAGGTTAGAATTAAATACTATGACACTTATTAGCGAAAAAATATTTGAAACAACTCTTGATGCCATTGAAGAAGCAAATAGTTGGTATGAAAATATTTGCCAAAACCATTGCAGCACCCTTGCTTTTAATGAACTTTTTATGAATGCATATGAGCATGGAAACTTAGATCTTGATTCAGAAACGAAACATCAGTTGCTACAAGATGATGTATATTTTCAAACACTTGTTTCGCTTGAAAAAGAGTGCGCGAAAAAAATAACCGTCAAAATATATAAAATTAAAAATTTATCTTCCCAATACAGGGTGACACAAATCATAGATGAGGGGCATGGATTTGATACAAATTTATTGACTACCATCTTTAGAAATTCAAAACAATTTAACGGTCGTGGCGTTTTTGTTTCACGCAAAAATTCTATGGGAATATATTATAATTCAAAAGGCAACAGCGTCCTCTTTTTAAATAAAATATAA
- a CDS encoding pseudouridine synthase has product MMRLNKYIAHYSTYSRREADKAVQDGYVRVNSEIETNPATQVQEGVDIVYISGKQVSPQEKYTVIVYNKPKGELVTKNDPKGRKTIYDSLSKEFRHFIPVGRLDFASEGLLLLTDASHVATSLMESDLERIYKLKIKGEVTPDMEDAMLNGIYLDDASAGAHSHSKITSMDIKPFIGYKIQKNQPNYSILKVALKEGKNRELRRFFAHFGAEVADLKRVSFAEIELNNLPTGKTRYLSRSEYSALYKFLKEEKKRARDNKRKEDKEQ; this is encoded by the coding sequence ATGATGAGACTAAACAAATATATTGCGCACTATTCAACCTATTCAAGACGAGAGGCTGATAAAGCTGTTCAAGACGGTTATGTTCGTGTAAACAGCGAAATAGAAACTAACCCCGCAACACAGGTGCAAGAGGGTGTAGACATTGTCTATATCAGCGGCAAACAGGTCTCTCCTCAGGAAAAATACACGGTAATCGTATATAACAAACCAAAAGGCGAACTTGTAACGAAAAATGACCCAAAAGGGAGAAAGACCATATATGATTCTTTGAGTAAAGAGTTTCGCCACTTTATTCCTGTCGGGCGTCTTGATTTTGCAAGTGAGGGGCTGCTCCTTTTAACAGATGCTTCGCATGTAGCTACTTCGCTTATGGAGTCGGATTTGGAGAGAATTTACAAGCTCAAAATTAAGGGTGAAGTGACACCGGATATGGAAGATGCAATGCTCAACGGAATTTACTTGGACGATGCAAGTGCAGGAGCACATTCACACTCTAAAATCACTTCTATGGATATTAAGCCTTTTATCGGGTATAAAATTCAAAAAAATCAGCCTAACTATTCTATACTTAAAGTAGCTCTCAAAGAGGGAAAAAACCGTGAACTTCGTCGCTTTTTTGCACACTTTGGCGCAGAAGTGGCAGATTTAAAACGTGTCAGTTTTGCAGAAATAGAGTTAAATAATCTGCCTACGGGTAAAACAAGATATTTAAGCAGAAGCGAATACTCGGCACTCTATAAATTTTTAAAAGAAGAGAAAAAAAGAGCCAGAGACAATAAAAGAAAAGAAGACAAAGAGCAGTAG
- a CDS encoding NAD(P)H-hydrate dehydratase — protein sequence MQKLFEEVGSLDARCYEEFFLSEDILMEHAAQGMASYIKNNFSNNEKIIIAVGSGNNGADGIALARLLHGDYNVSLFFVKEPKSHMALLQEKRAQAINVPIIPKLQECNIFVDAIVGTGFDGEFNEKITTVLEKMNTLEAFKIACDVPSGLKKSGECAQTTFHADTTLTMGALKKSLFLDEAKDYIGKIEVLDLGISRKLYETQTNWHLLDLDDLQLPLRAQQNSYKGSFGHLAVLCGEKPGACVMSALAGLRFGAGLVTLVGYENHQMLNIPHSLMYAHALPSNTTAIACGMGLGVEFSDNELRNFLDNDLALIIDADLFSMEVILELLERKNIVLTPHPKEFVSLLKITELADISVEELQKKRFFYVELFCKAYPNTTLLLKGANVIIGSDNDFFINPHGSSKLAKGGSGDVLSGLIGSLLAQGKSPLDATIHGSLAHTKLAQNYTGADFSLTPEDLIQGIGNL from the coding sequence ATGCAAAAGTTATTTGAAGAAGTAGGCTCACTTGATGCAAGATGCTATGAAGAGTTTTTTTTAAGTGAAGATATTTTAATGGAACATGCTGCACAGGGCATGGCATCATATATAAAAAACAACTTCTCAAATAATGAAAAAATAATCATTGCAGTAGGAAGTGGCAATAACGGAGCTGACGGCATTGCCCTTGCCCGCTTGCTACATGGTGACTATAATGTTTCACTTTTTTTTGTAAAAGAACCAAAATCACATATGGCTCTGTTGCAAGAAAAAAGAGCACAAGCTATAAATGTTCCTATAATACCCAAACTGCAAGAGTGCAATATTTTCGTTGATGCCATTGTCGGTACCGGCTTTGACGGTGAGTTTAATGAAAAAATCACAACCGTTTTAGAAAAGATGAACACCTTAGAAGCATTCAAAATTGCCTGTGATGTTCCAAGCGGTCTGAAAAAAAGCGGAGAATGCGCACAGACAACATTTCATGCAGACACTACCCTGACTATGGGTGCTTTAAAAAAATCTCTATTTTTAGATGAAGCTAAAGATTACATAGGAAAAATCGAAGTTTTAGATTTAGGAATTTCGAGAAAATTGTATGAAACTCAGACGAATTGGCATCTTTTAGATTTAGATGACTTGCAACTTCCACTAAGAGCACAACAAAATTCATATAAAGGCAGTTTTGGACATCTGGCTGTACTTTGCGGCGAAAAACCCGGAGCATGCGTAATGAGTGCACTTGCGGGACTGAGATTTGGCGCAGGACTCGTTACTTTGGTCGGGTATGAAAACCACCAAATGCTCAATATTCCCCACTCTTTAATGTATGCACATGCTCTGCCAAGTAATACAACGGCAATTGCCTGCGGAATGGGTTTAGGAGTAGAGTTCAGTGATAATGAGCTTAGGAACTTTTTAGACAATGATTTAGCATTGATTATAGATGCGGATCTTTTTTCTATGGAAGTTATTTTAGAACTATTAGAGCGTAAAAATATTGTACTCACACCGCATCCAAAAGAATTCGTTTCGTTGTTAAAAATCACAGAACTTGCCGACATCAGCGTAGAAGAGTTACAAAAAAAACGTTTTTTCTATGTCGAACTTTTTTGCAAAGCCTACCCAAATACAACGCTTCTTTTAAAAGGTGCAAATGTCATTATAGGCTCAGATAATGATTTTTTCATCAATCCTCACGGGAGCAGTAAACTTGCCAAGGGCGGCAGCGGTGATGTGTTAAGCGGACTTATCGGCAGTCTGCTCGCGCAAGGGAAAAGCCCTTTAGATGCAACAATACACGGCTCGCTCGCACATACAAAACTGGCACAAAACTACACCGGTGCTGATTTTTCTCTTACACCGGAAGATTTAATACAGGGAATTGGGAATTTATAA
- a CDS encoding sodium-dependent transporter — MKIARFSRIGFIMAAAGSAVGLGNIWKFPYITGEYGGGAFVLVYLITVLLIGFSIMIAEMLIGYLGRRDTVTSFEELAPKHKNLWKLAGFQGLAGLFIMIFYSVVIGWIFNYIVTSLTYLPSTVTEAENTFTTMLHSDFWTQLFYHTASFVIITYVLHKGLKGGIEKLNMFLMPALMLILALMFAYAVTLEGFSKAVTFMFSPDWSKINGDAFVTAVGHAFFTLSLGMGAIMTYAASLEKKANIVKSAFWVVFLDTTIAIVAGLMLFTFLYQYGSGPAKGPGLVFISLPAAFYEMGIVGNIFAVLFFIALAFAGLTSSVSLVEPMVQYFIDRFGWSRLKATISMGTFFWFLGIFAILSNIDGAKEYLTWGSKNFFDWVDYVTAAIMLPLGGLLMAVFVGFVIPRSEVEATMKPQLKWAFSLWYFSLRYITPVAMFVVMLSLMGVL; from the coding sequence ATGAAAATAGCTAGATTTAGTCGGATTGGTTTTATAATGGCGGCAGCAGGCAGTGCTGTAGGACTTGGAAATATATGGAAATTTCCTTATATTACAGGTGAGTATGGGGGCGGTGCATTTGTGCTTGTGTATCTCATTACCGTGTTGCTCATTGGCTTTTCTATAATGATAGCTGAAATGCTTATAGGCTATCTTGGACGTCGGGATACGGTTACTTCTTTTGAAGAATTAGCGCCAAAACATAAAAATTTATGGAAACTGGCAGGTTTTCAAGGGCTGGCCGGTCTTTTTATAATGATATTTTATTCAGTAGTGATCGGATGGATATTTAATTATATAGTAACGTCACTTACTTATCTTCCATCGACTGTTACAGAAGCAGAAAACACTTTTACAACTATGCTGCATTCAGATTTTTGGACACAGCTTTTTTATCATACTGCTTCATTTGTCATTATTACATATGTGTTGCATAAAGGTTTAAAGGGTGGTATTGAAAAATTAAATATGTTTTTAATGCCGGCATTGATGCTGATCTTAGCTTTGATGTTTGCATATGCTGTTACATTGGAGGGTTTTTCTAAAGCTGTGACCTTTATGTTTTCTCCTGACTGGTCTAAAATTAATGGAGATGCTTTTGTAACAGCAGTCGGGCATGCCTTTTTTACACTCAGCCTTGGTATGGGCGCTATCATGACCTATGCGGCATCACTGGAAAAAAAGGCAAATATAGTAAAGAGTGCTTTTTGGGTTGTGTTTTTGGATACAACGATCGCAATAGTTGCGGGACTTATGCTTTTTACATTTTTGTATCAGTATGGTTCAGGTCCTGCAAAAGGTCCTGGACTTGTTTTCATCTCTCTCCCTGCTGCATTTTATGAGATGGGCATTGTTGGAAATATTTTTGCCGTTTTATTTTTTATAGCGCTGGCTTTTGCCGGGTTGACATCTTCTGTATCGCTTGTGGAACCGATGGTGCAGTATTTTATAGACAGATTCGGCTGGAGCCGTTTAAAAGCCACTATTTCTATGGGAACGTTCTTCTGGTTTTTGGGTATTTTTGCAATTCTTTCAAATATAGATGGTGCCAAAGAGTATTTAACCTGGGGAAGTAAAAACTTTTTTGACTGGGTAGATTATGTCACAGCTGCAATTATGCTGCCTCTTGGTGGGCTTTTGATGGCTGTTTTTGTCGGTTTCGTGATTCCCCGTTCAGAAGTGGAAGCTACCATGAAACCGCAGCTTAAATGGGCTTTTTCGCTTTGGTATTTTTCACTTCGTTATATCACGCCAGTAGCGATGTTTGTTGTAATGCTCTCACTGATGGGAGTCCTCTAA
- a CDS encoding thiazole synthase: MDNKLKIGKYELGSRLIVGSGKYDSFETTKEATLASGSELITVAVRRLNITDPSKENLRDTFAGTNVKFLPNSAGCVTAEEAITTFRLTREATGIDLIKLEVIGDTQKTLYPDVLETIKACEVLAKEGFTIMAYTSDDPIMAKRLEDAGADAVMPLAAPIGSGLGIQNPYNVVFIRDAINVPVIVDAGIGCASDAAYAMELGADGILTNTAIAQAQNPMVMAEAMKHAVQAGRMSYLAGRIPKRPYATASSPVDGMIQF; this comes from the coding sequence ATGGATAACAAATTAAAAATCGGAAAATATGAACTAGGTTCAAGACTTATTGTCGGAAGCGGTAAATATGACTCTTTTGAAACAACAAAAGAAGCAACACTTGCAAGCGGGAGTGAACTTATAACCGTTGCAGTAAGACGTTTGAATATTACAGACCCGAGCAAAGAGAATCTGCGTGATACTTTTGCAGGAACAAATGTAAAATTTTTGCCAAATTCTGCAGGATGTGTTACCGCTGAAGAGGCTATAACAACATTTCGTCTAACACGCGAAGCAACAGGTATTGACTTAATCAAACTCGAAGTAATCGGCGATACACAAAAAACACTTTACCCTGATGTGCTTGAGACTATAAAAGCGTGTGAAGTCCTTGCCAAAGAAGGCTTTACAATTATGGCATATACCTCAGATGACCCAATTATGGCAAAACGCCTTGAAGATGCCGGAGCAGATGCTGTTATGCCTCTTGCTGCACCTATCGGCAGCGGCTTGGGTATTCAAAACCCTTACAATGTTGTATTCATTCGTGATGCTATTAATGTTCCTGTCATTGTTGATGCGGGAATAGGCTGTGCGAGTGATGCTGCGTATGCTATGGAGCTTGGTGCGGACGGCATTTTAACAAATACGGCAATTGCACAGGCACAAAACCCTATGGTTATGGCTGAAGCTATGAAACATGCCGTACAAGCAGGTCGCATGAGCTACCTCGCAGGAAGAATCCCTAAACGCCCTTATGCAACTGCATCATCTCCTGTTGATGGAATGATACAGTTTTAG
- a CDS encoding KpsF/GutQ family sugar-phosphate isomerase, whose protein sequence is MNYKIIAQETLNIEAETLINAAKNIGDEFDKAVEIILTCKGKLVISGVGKSGLIGAKMAATFASTGTPSFFLHPTEALHGDLGMIGKDDVVIAISYSGESEELSSILPHIKRFGIPLIGMTRDKNSTLGQYSDVVIDVIVEKEACPLNIAPTSSTTLTLALGDALAVCLMRARDFKKSDFASFHPGGALGKKLFVKVKNLMKTDDLPIIKEDAKVKDAILKISEGRVGTALIADDEDKLVGLMSDGDVRRALMRQDFSLDDNVMKYATKNPMSIDDEEMLASDALVLIEEKKIQLLVITNKEKKIEGVLHIHTLIEKGIA, encoded by the coding sequence ATGAATTATAAAATAATTGCACAAGAGACATTAAATATTGAAGCAGAGACCTTAATAAATGCTGCAAAAAATATTGGTGACGAGTTTGATAAAGCAGTAGAGATTATCCTTACATGTAAAGGTAAATTGGTTATCAGCGGTGTCGGTAAAAGCGGGCTGATAGGGGCTAAAATGGCTGCTACTTTTGCATCGACCGGAACACCGAGCTTTTTTCTGCATCCGACAGAGGCGCTTCATGGGGATTTGGGAATGATTGGCAAAGATGATGTAGTAATTGCCATCAGTTATTCGGGCGAGAGTGAAGAATTAAGCTCAATCTTACCACATATCAAGCGTTTTGGCATACCTCTCATAGGGATGACACGAGATAAAAACTCCACACTTGGACAATACAGTGATGTTGTCATAGATGTTATCGTTGAAAAAGAGGCCTGTCCTTTAAATATTGCACCGACAAGTTCGACTACTTTGACGCTTGCTCTGGGTGATGCACTGGCTGTGTGTTTGATGAGGGCAAGGGATTTTAAAAAGAGTGATTTTGCCTCTTTTCATCCCGGCGGTGCTTTGGGTAAAAAGCTTTTTGTAAAGGTCAAAAACCTTATGAAAACGGATGATCTGCCTATTATAAAAGAAGATGCAAAAGTCAAAGATGCCATTCTGAAAATCAGTGAAGGCAGAGTCGGTACGGCACTTATAGCAGACGATGAGGATAAACTCGTCGGACTGATGAGTGATGGAGATGTCCGCCGGGCACTTATGCGTCAGGACTTTTCTTTGGATGATAATGTGATGAAATACGCAACAAAAAATCCTATGAGCATTGATGATGAAGAGATGCTTGCAAGTGATGCGCTTGTGCTTATAGAAGAGAAAAAAATTCAGCTTTTAGTTATAACAAATAAAGAGAAAAAAATAGAGGGTGTACTGCATATTCACACGCTCATAGAAAAAGGAATTGCATAA
- a CDS encoding methyl-accepting chemotaxis protein yields the protein MTIKAKLNLITAIVVSFALVIIALTINSAVKEDTVVQESKELNVMSQKLSLLIHETQKERGASAGYLGSKGKKFADILPKQRKLTDERNQQFEKYLQTLDLEGFSQELRDEIHGLKQDMGRINEIRNSVDSFGIGVKEEVSYYTNMNKKILYIVALSAKLANTPELVKALDAYTNFLKSKERAGIERAVMSATFAADKFAPGMYAKFITLTAEQNAYIDAFLSMATDKAKQLYKTTMNAPVIDEVNKMRHIAQTKANEGGFGVDSVVWFKTITKKINLLKKVDDALAKNNDAILAKIESDYKTSTAITLVSYIAFAIIIFIIIMLISRGVNKSVRSSLEKIECVSSELDLTCNIVVEGDDEISQISRALQGMISAFKETVYNVRDVSMRTQEESEKLSSVVQALKENSEVEEGRISSVNELVADVGTRSNSVEEATVNVTEDLDTTFNVLDGFIIKLGAVVNSIEDGSQQQQELVEKVASLTEQAKNIKDVLEIISDIADQTNLLALNAAIEAARAGEHGRGFAVVADEVRKLAERTQKSLSEISANVNLITQNVVEIAEETDVTSKSMKNISESAQVLITSSSETKDKLLETKDRSTQVMHQSVYIATKTKDLVSIMNEIIEISMKNNELRTSVDMVVISLSEESDVLQAELNKFKI from the coding sequence ATGACAATCAAAGCTAAACTGAATCTGATCACGGCAATAGTCGTCTCTTTTGCTTTGGTGATTATCGCGTTGACGATAAATTCGGCAGTGAAAGAAGATACAGTCGTTCAGGAGTCAAAAGAGCTTAATGTGATGTCGCAGAAATTAAGTCTTTTAATTCATGAAACACAAAAAGAGAGAGGGGCAAGTGCCGGATATTTAGGTTCTAAAGGGAAAAAATTTGCAGATATACTGCCAAAGCAGAGAAAACTGACGGATGAGCGAAACCAGCAGTTTGAAAAATATCTACAGACGTTGGATTTAGAAGGTTTTTCACAAGAACTTCGTGATGAAATTCATGGACTTAAACAAGATATGGGTAGAATCAACGAGATTAGAAACAGCGTTGACAGTTTTGGAATAGGCGTTAAAGAAGAAGTTTCTTATTATACGAATATGAATAAAAAGATTTTGTATATCGTCGCATTAAGTGCAAAACTGGCAAATACGCCCGAACTGGTAAAAGCACTGGATGCATATACAAACTTTTTAAAATCAAAAGAGAGAGCCGGAATAGAGCGTGCGGTAATGAGTGCCACATTTGCGGCCGATAAATTTGCTCCGGGAATGTATGCAAAATTTATTACGCTTACGGCAGAACAAAATGCTTATATCGATGCTTTTTTAAGTATGGCGACAGATAAAGCAAAACAGCTGTACAAAACAACAATGAATGCTCCAGTCATAGATGAAGTCAATAAAATGCGCCACATAGCGCAGACAAAAGCAAATGAGGGTGGCTTCGGAGTTGACAGTGTTGTTTGGTTTAAAACAATTACGAAAAAGATAAATCTACTTAAAAAAGTGGATGATGCCCTTGCTAAAAACAATGATGCGATTCTGGCAAAAATAGAATCAGATTATAAAACTTCAACGGCAATTACACTGGTGAGTTATATTGCCTTTGCGATTATTATCTTTATAATTATCATGCTGATAAGCAGAGGCGTGAACAAAAGCGTGAGAAGTTCTCTGGAAAAAATAGAGTGTGTTTCAAGTGAACTTGACCTTACATGCAATATAGTTGTTGAAGGAGATGATGAAATTTCTCAAATATCCAGAGCTTTACAAGGAATGATTAGCGCATTTAAAGAGACTGTATACAACGTAAGAGATGTATCCATGCGAACACAGGAAGAATCGGAAAAATTAAGCAGTGTTGTGCAGGCTTTAAAAGAAAACAGTGAAGTGGAAGAGGGTAGAATTTCTTCAGTAAACGAGTTAGTTGCAGATGTTGGAACGCGATCAAATTCTGTAGAGGAAGCGACGGTTAATGTTACAGAAGACTTAGATACCACTTTTAATGTACTCGACGGTTTTATTATTAAACTTGGTGCCGTTGTCAACTCGATTGAAGACGGCTCTCAGCAGCAGCAAGAACTTGTTGAAAAAGTTGCATCATTGACAGAACAGGCTAAAAATATTAAAGATGTACTAGAAATCATTTCAGATATTGCAGACCAAACAAATTTGCTTGCATTAAATGCGGCTATCGAGGCGGCACGTGCGGGTGAACATGGTCGCGGTTTTGCCGTTGTTGCGGATGAGGTAAGAAAACTTGCCGAAAGAACACAAAAATCTTTAAGTGAAATTAGTGCAAATGTTAACCTAATTACTCAAAATGTTGTTGAAATTGCTGAAGAGACGGATGTCACATCAAAAAGTATGAAAAATATTTCCGAATCAGCGCAAGTACTTATCACTTCATCAAGTGAAACAAAAGATAAGTTGCTAGAAACAAAAGACAGATCAACGCAAGTAATGCATCAGAGTGTATATATCGCAACGAAAACAAAAGATTTGGTGAGCATTATGAATGAAATTATAGAAATTTCAATGAAAAATAATGAGCTGAGAACTTCTGTCGATATGGTTGTTATCTCCTTATCTGAAGAATCAGATGTTTTACAGGCTGAACTCAATAAGTTTAAAATATAG